The Engystomops pustulosus chromosome 3, aEngPut4.maternal, whole genome shotgun sequence region TGCTTCAAATGCGCTAACTTGCTTGTCTGTTGGGGTTATGTTTGCCATCTTAAACAGTTTCCAGTTTCCATAAAGTTATATCTGCCATAAGAGTAATTAATTGTAAATTTATCAAAGGTCTATAAGAAAACAACATGGCCGAAAAATCCTGTGAAACTCCAAAGAAAAAGGCAAAAAGGCTCTCCCATTTTAAGGATGCATGGATGAAGGAGCATCCATTTCTTAAGAAATCACGGCGAGGAAACTCATTTGCTTTTTGTGAACTTTGTGCAGCAGATTTTTCAGTGGGTCATGGTGGTTATAATGATATAACCAGACATATAGCTACAGATAAGCATGGCGGTTCAGCCAAAGCCATGGCACAGTCCAAAACAGTGTCTTCCTTCTTTCCTGCTTCTGATTCCAAATTAGCTGAAAATGTCATCAGAGCAGAAGTATTATTTACTGGTTTTTTGGTTGAGCATAACATTTCTATTGCAACAAGTGACCATGTAAGACCCTTAGTTAAGAAAATGTTTACAGACTCTAAGATTTCTGAAAGCTATGCATGTGCAGCAACCAAAACCACACACATTATTCAGGGGGCCATAGCACCAGAGGCTCTCTGCAACGTAAGGGATTGTATTCAAAGCCAGAAACAATACTTTGGCATCTCATTGGATGCTAGTTCTGATCAGTTTGAAAAATATTTTCCTGTTTTGGTCACATACGAACATCCTGATACAGGGCTTATTGTTATAGAATTTTTGGACATGGTTGCATGTCCATCTGGAAGAGCCCAAGACCTTTTTATTGCGGTGGACACCATGTTAAAAAAACATAATGTGTCCTGGAATATGTGTGCTACGTACTCAGCAGATAATGCTGCCAATATGCAGGGAAAGCACAACAGTGTGGTGTCCAGAATCAGAAGTGCCCAAAGTTCAAAACAAAAAATTTATGCTGTGGGCTGTCCCTGTCACTTAGTCCATCTAATGGCTGAACACGCAGCTAAACCACTATCTGTTTGTGTGGAAGATCTCATTATAGACATTTACTTCCACttccaaaaaagtgcaaaaagagTAAGCACCTTGCAGGAGTATATGGCCTTCTGCAACACAGGCGTGCGAAAGCTTGTGAAGCATGTAAAGACCCGCTGGTTGTCTCTGGAGAAATCTATTGAAAGAACATTATTTAATTGGGATGCCCTCACCTCTTATTTCATTAGTACATTTGAGGAGGATAGCAGCGGTCTTGGTGCAAGGGAAAAGCGTATTCTGTCCAGCATCCAGAATCCAATGACAAAAGTCTATCTTTTATTTTTGCATTCTGTGCTACCGGTCTTTAATTCTTTTAACATACTTCTTCAAACAGAAGCTCCAATGGTACACCAATTGTTTCCAGCAATGGTCACTCTTTACAAAGACATTTTGGTTAGATTTATCCAGCCAACGATTATTGCTAGAGCTGAAAATATTATGGATATTGATTATAGTGACCCATCTGTACAACTGCCCCTGGAGGATGTTCTGATTGGCTTCGAAACAAGAAACCATTCAAGGAGGGAGAACCTGATCGACACCTCCGGGTTTCAGAAATTTGCCAGAGAAACCGTCTCTTTTTATTGCACAGCCCTGGATTACATGAAGAAGGCTATGCCTCTAGAAGACCCAGTACTTCGAAGTCTCTCATTTGTCAATCCAGATTTGCGATTATCCGCAAACATTGAGGATATTCGCACAATAACGGAAAGATTTCCAAATGTTATTGATCAGCAGGACATGGACAAACTTTTGAATCAATTCAGAGACTACCAAAGTTGTGATCTTCCAGTGAAAAAATATCTCAGAATTGACGAATTTTGGCATCAGCTATCCCTAATCAAAGATCCAGTTACTGGACATTATACATATGGTGTCCTTTGCAGGCTTGTCAAGTTTGTTCTGCTTATTCCCCACAGCAATGCCTCGTGTGAGAGACTGTTTAGCATTATTCGAAAGATCCTTACAGATCAACGGAGCAGCCTGGGAAAAAATCCTGTTACACAACAGCCAGGTCCAAATGTGTATGAGTCGGTAACATCAGTAAAAAACACCCTATGTGCAATCCTGGCCagcaaaattaatatattttcaTCAACACCATGTTATAAGTGGCAGCCTTCCCCACAGCTACTGAAAAAAGCTAAATCGGCTACTTTCCTGGCTTTATCCCACAGAAGAGAAGAAAGAGCTGGTGGTGCAACTGGCCATAGGGAAGAAAGCCTTTTACCGAGCACTGAGCCCAGCGATGCACCTACAGCAAGTTCAAGTATCATAACAGAAGCACCATCTGCTCCTGCCAAGAGACCAGCATCTTTGATAACAACATTTGGACTTCCAGcatcaaaaaaaattacaagcagTTCTGCTTCAAAGAAAAAGTCAACAGGAGGACAGAAAAAAGGACAAGTTGGCTCTGCTCAAACATCCGCTTCTGTTGAAAGTAGTCCACCAGGAGCTGCTGCTGAGGACGATGATGTTGTGATCCTTGATTAATAACCTATTGTTCCACAAAGTTACTGTAGTTacctacagtacagtatagttatttatttattgttatttattcgttaaatattgtttaaaatttGTTGGTCGCCTACAATTGCACTTTGCGTAATGGTTGCTACTATATATTAGAGTGATCATGTTGTTTGCAGTAATATACTGCTCTTGTTTAGGTTTTCTAGTGAGACATTGAAATCAAAATAATATTTTGTAGCACTTTATAATGTAAAAAATACTGACTTAAAAAGGATTCTGCCAAAGCTACTTTAATGTTCTATTGCACCTTACCTtttgaaaataaatgtttttgttattttccCTTATTATCTCTTTAAATTGAAAtacttgagggggggggggcagcaagtGTTATCCAAGTTTTGAAAAGTAATGTAACCAATAGACCTGATTGATAAGGCTGTGTTCAAACAAATATTTTCTGTTGAAGATTTggaacccgtcagcagaaattgacataatataccactaccagaatattgtcaagcagaaaatctgaaaatcaactttgagatttaaattggttgtataaagtcagaggCTGAGAATTTTGCATTAAGCCAAGATTCAAGGCCTTGCATCAAGCCACATCACCAACTGGGCCTCTTGAAGCCTGGTTCATGATGTTAATTAAAACAGAGGAGGAGTCCTGAGGCAGggtgagcttgactttagtgttaaactctcccctttcctgactttatacaactaaagtGAATATTCtgcatgatgccaccaccctgggtcATGGAAGGAACACAATCTAGAGGACAACACACTGCAAGTGGTTTACTaggccaatttctgctgacaagttccattaaggctacgttcacatgttgcattttgtaaCGCCAAGGTTGCATATCAGTTTCTACTGTGGTAACAAGGACATGTTTAGCTTTGTTTACAATGGGTAAACATAGGGTCAGTGATTCCAAAATTATATTATTTACCAACGTAATATATAAATATGAAGGAAAAGATTATGTGTGAATTTCTGTAATTGATAAGGGGCGTGGCAAGGGGCGTGGCAAGTGGGTGTGGCTTACATGggaaaaatcgccgcggcgcgcttcgcgcgccgccctcttgtccctctttccctcccttgaaagttgggaggtatgcacgatgggctagcaggggcgagttctttaggattctgagggtgtgtagtttaggggatattaggcccagatagataagcacatgttccacagtctctttgaacagtttattctcagcagtctgaacacttcagtcagcaatcacagtaataataatccaagacaagttctaggggcagtgacttcagtacctgatgtatgaggctgaggtgtctctgtgctccagtgtcctccctctgcacatgtctctggaccctctgtagcttctgcagttactTATATTCattctctctgtcctgtacagaaatatcttgtgcttccGGCTTTTTCTAATGTGCAactaatgtgcaatctcttcccagctttgctGAGGTGTTTCTTCTGCAGGTTcttgcactacaacccagacacagaACCTTCTCTGCactacaactcagacactgggcttGGTCTGCACTTgtctctgcaaaatgtaacaatattgtgtgatgtcactacagcagctttgttttgttaactctatagttgctgtgtagtagtgtgatacacatgtgtatgtgcacagtttagctgtgtttgtgaggcagggatctagagatgatgataccTCTGTTTTCACTGGGCTACACTCTTCCCCTCTGAATTTAATGTCGTCCTCGACATCAGTGAGTTACACTGGTGAAGACAGGGTTGGTTGGAACTAGTCCTCCCAGTTTTGTTCCTGGTATAGGGTTGTTACCCCTTGTAAGGCTTCCTCTGGGTAGTGGACGTCTACACTTCCAGTGGTCCAGTTGGTAAACTGGTTTAAGGCATGTGACCCAGGTTTCCACCGTGGTAGGTGTATATTGCTTGACCTGTCCTTTTTGTGAGGTGACAAGGAAGGTGATGACCTGACATATTAACAGACGTAGGTTTAAACAGGttacagcaaaaacaataacatccTATTTTATAAATTCTAACTAACATTCTCAAAGAATTTCCTGCTTAAAGGAGAAAAAGAATGTTAAAGATGAATTAAACATTGCatgaatatatataaacagtttcTTGAGATCTTGTTGGGTTGATCTGTTGTTCCTTGAAGCTTGAAACCTAAGCTAACACTAACTAAGTGATAGAACATTTGTATGTCCTTAGTTCATcaaaaaaatatgagaaaaagGATTCAAAAATCAGTGCTCAAAAAGGTTCGGAAAAACAATTGGTTGGTAGGTACCACTCAGGTTGTAATTCCTGGGTAACAGGTAATGAAACTTGTTTTAATTGAACAGTTCTTGGTACGGCACTTGGCTCACCCAATGTGTCATAGGTTAAAGTAAGaggtcttcttctttctcttgtagaagATCTGGTGACAGTCTCAGGTATTGGATCATCAGCATCAACTTCTGGAATTGGTTCAAGTTCAGGTTCCTGATCTGTTTCAGCTTCTGGTTCAACTGTAGTTGGCTCTAGTATGATTTCAGTACTTCCAGGAGTTTCTTCACAAGATGTTTGTGGTGTAAACTCGGAGGCTTCAGGGTTTAATGTATTTCTGTTTTGAGGATAACTGCTCCTAGTAGGCATTCTCAAGATGTAAGTATTATCTTCTTCATCTGAGCTGTCTAAGTAATTTTCTTCAGGTTCTTCAAGTGGTTCTTCAAGTTGAGGTCTTCTTGAAGGTTTAGAAGGTTTAGGTTGATTCCTTAATTCAAGATTGAATTTATCTGGTGGTAGGTAGTCACAAGGCAATAACAAGTTTCGGTGTAGGACtcttgttttattgttgtttcccGCTTCTTGCTTCACTTCATATACAGGACTATCTTTACTCCTTCTTCTGACAACAACGTAGATTTTGTCTTCCCAGTAAGAACGAAGTTTACcaggtccacctttttcaagtagATTTCTCACTAACACTCTGTTTCCAGGTAACAATTCAGCTCCATGACATTTCCTATCATAGTGGTCTTTG contains the following coding sequences:
- the LOC140122297 gene encoding uncharacterized protein — translated: MAEKSCETPKKKAKRLSHFKDAWMKEHPFLKKSRRGNSFAFCELCAADFSVGHGGYNDITRHIATDKHGGSAKAMAQSKTVSSFFPASDSKLAENVIRAEVLFTGFLVEHNISIATSDHVRPLVKKMFTDSKISESYACAATKTTHIIQGAIAPEALCNVRDCIQSQKQYFGISLDASSDQFEKYFPVLVTYEHPDTGLIVIEFLDMVACPSGRAQDLFIAVDTMLKKHNVSWNMCATYSADNAANMQGKHNSVVSRIRSAQSSKQKIYAVGCPCHLVHLMAEHAAKPLSVCVEDLIIDIYFHFQKSAKRVSTLQEYMAFCNTGVRKLVKHVKTRWLSLEKSIERTLFNWDALTSYFISTFEEDSSGLGAREKRILSSIQNPMTKVYLLFLHSVLPVFNSFNILLQTEAPMVHQLFPAMVTLYKDILVRFIQPTIIARAENIMDIDYSDPSVQLPLEDVLIGFETRNHSRRENLIDTSGFQKFARETVSFYCTALDYMKKAMPLEDPVLRSLSFVNPDLRLSANIEDIRTITERFPNVIDQQDMDKLLNQFRDYQSCDLPVKKYLRIDEFWHQLSLIKDPVTGHYTYGVLCRLVKFVLLIPHSNASCERLFSIIRKILTDQRSSLGKNPVTQQPGPNVYESVTSVKNTLCAILASKINIFSSTPCYKWQPSPQLLKKAKSATFLALSHRREERAGGATGHREESLLPSTEPSDAPTASSSIITEAPSAPAKRPASLITTFGLPASKKITSSSASKKKSTGGQKKGQVGSAQTSASVESSPPGAAAEDDDVVILD